In a genomic window of Nesterenkonia halotolerans:
- a CDS encoding DUF3253 domain-containing protein — protein MDDSPAVSERDMESAILELLAKRAESATICPSDAARAVGGEEWRDQMDAARAAARRLEAVGAVDITQRGEVVDPATARGPIRIRRRRSGGSETSETALRETRKPGNHSTSEVQP, from the coding sequence ATGGACGACTCACCCGCAGTATCCGAGCGCGATATGGAGAGCGCGATCCTCGAGCTGCTCGCGAAACGCGCCGAGTCCGCGACGATCTGTCCTTCCGATGCCGCACGCGCCGTCGGCGGAGAAGAATGGCGGGATCAGATGGATGCAGCCCGGGCAGCGGCGCGGCGCCTGGAGGCCGTCGGCGCCGTGGACATCACACAGCGCGGCGAAGTGGTGGACCCAGCGACCGCCCGGGGTCCGATCCGCATCCGACGGCGCCGGTCCGGCGGATCAGAAACTTCGGAGACGGCCTTGCGTGAGACGCGAAAGCCCGGCAACCACAGCACTTCGGAGGTCCAGCCGTGA
- a CDS encoding SOS response-associated peptidase produces the protein MCGRYVMAKDTGDLADDLNRARLGPVQPPAFGLPPNWNIAPTSTVPILVERYDDAGQLLRELHPARWGLLPVWAKDMTFSSRTFNARSETVVSKPSFRSAAKSRRCAVPAEAYYEWKAGGAKKRPHAIRAADGSPLVFAGLYEWWKDRDAEARGESDPWILSCSILTGPSPETADDEAAGGQAAGGQAGVLTDLADLHDRIPLAMTPEFAAQWIQPGDKSPEELEVLLEQLRTEILEVASGWEIYEVDPGVGNVRNNGPALLDPVPTLWG, from the coding sequence ATGTGTGGACGCTATGTCATGGCCAAAGACACCGGTGACCTGGCCGATGACCTCAACCGCGCGAGGCTGGGGCCGGTTCAGCCACCGGCCTTCGGGCTGCCCCCGAACTGGAACATCGCTCCGACCTCCACGGTCCCGATCCTGGTGGAACGCTACGACGACGCCGGGCAGCTGCTGCGCGAGCTCCACCCGGCGCGCTGGGGACTTCTCCCGGTGTGGGCCAAGGACATGACCTTCAGTTCCCGCACCTTCAATGCTCGCTCCGAGACCGTGGTCTCCAAGCCGAGCTTCCGCTCCGCAGCAAAGTCTCGGCGCTGCGCCGTCCCCGCCGAGGCCTACTACGAATGGAAGGCAGGAGGCGCGAAGAAGCGCCCCCACGCGATTCGCGCGGCCGACGGGTCGCCGCTGGTCTTCGCGGGTCTCTACGAGTGGTGGAAGGACAGAGACGCCGAGGCTCGGGGTGAGTCAGACCCCTGGATCCTCTCCTGCTCCATCCTCACCGGCCCCTCACCGGAGACCGCTGATGACGAAGCCGCCGGTGGCCAAGCCGCTGGCGGTCAGGCCGGCGTGCTCACCGACCTTGCTGATCTCCACGACCGGATTCCGCTGGCCATGACTCCGGAGTTCGCCGCCCAGTGGATCCAACCCGGGGACAAGAGTCCCGAGGAACTTGAGGTCCTGCTCGAACAGCTGCGCACCGAGATCCTCGAGGTCGCCAGCGGCTGGGAGATCTACGAGGTGGACCCTGGTGTCGGCAACGTCCGCAACAACGGGCCCGCACTGCTGGACCCTGTGCCCACGCTCTGGGGATGA
- a CDS encoding SDR family NAD(P)-dependent oxidoreductase — translation MTTVALIGAGRGLGAAVARRFGREGFSLALISRSQERVDAFAEELNAEGFTARGFEANVRDTRSLTEALDKAVQELGPIEVITYSPLPQKEFLRPLLETTAQDLEGAVEFSIYGPVAATHQVLQGMRALGRGTVLFINGGSGARPSAKVAGTSISFAGESAFAQMLHDELAEENIHVGQLIIPGQITEGSENKDPQVLAEKLWAMHAGRNEFRVFAEPMDQ, via the coding sequence ATGACTACCGTTGCACTTATTGGAGCAGGACGCGGCCTGGGAGCCGCTGTGGCACGTCGATTCGGCCGCGAAGGTTTCAGCCTCGCACTGATCTCCCGCAGCCAGGAGCGCGTGGACGCCTTCGCCGAAGAGCTCAACGCCGAGGGCTTCACCGCCCGAGGCTTCGAAGCCAATGTGCGGGACACCCGGAGCTTGACCGAGGCTCTGGACAAGGCCGTGCAGGAACTGGGACCCATCGAGGTCATTACCTACAGCCCGCTGCCGCAGAAGGAATTCCTGCGCCCGCTGCTAGAGACCACAGCTCAGGATCTCGAGGGTGCGGTGGAGTTCTCCATCTACGGCCCCGTGGCAGCAACGCATCAGGTGCTGCAGGGCATGCGTGCCCTGGGCCGCGGCACGGTGCTGTTCATCAACGGCGGCAGTGGTGCGCGCCCCAGCGCGAAGGTCGCAGGAACCTCCATCTCCTTCGCCGGCGAGAGCGCCTTCGCCCAGATGCTGCACGATGAGCTGGCGGAGGAGAACATCCACGTCGGCCAGCTGATCATTCCCGGACAGATCACCGAGGGCAGCGAGAACAAGGACCCCCAGGTTCTGGCCGAGAAGCTCTGGGCCATGCACGCGGGGCGCAACGAGTTCCGCGTGTTCGCCGAACCCATGGATCAGTAG
- a CDS encoding transcriptional regulator, translating to MAPQGMKVAPVFNPVIHSPVRLRVCALMRKMPELEFSVIRDTLELTDAHLSKNLRVLSEVGLVTVRKERSPSRTDSRRLTWVALTDEGRSALEAHLAALAEIAEGNPGSA from the coding sequence ATGGCGCCACAGGGCATGAAGGTCGCACCAGTTTTCAACCCCGTCATCCATTCGCCCGTCCGGCTGAGGGTATGTGCACTGATGCGGAAGATGCCCGAGCTGGAGTTCTCGGTCATCCGCGACACCCTCGAGCTCACCGATGCCCACCTGTCAAAGAATCTGAGGGTGCTGAGCGAGGTGGGCTTGGTGACTGTGCGCAAGGAGCGCTCGCCCAGCCGGACGGATTCGAGGAGGCTCACGTGGGTGGCGCTGACCGACGAGGGCAGGAGCGCCCTTGAAGCCCACCTCGCGGCACTTGCTGAGATTGCGGAGGGCAATCCCGGGTCCGCGTAA
- a CDS encoding methylated-DNA--[protein]-cysteine S-methyltransferase, with translation MTLLDTPLRHLTLHTPDGPFSMIADETDVLASGWTAEINELLSLIHPQLRGGIAQTSQVPEDDRHPVLTQAQQAVEAYYSGDLTAVDRVPVRQRSGPFREHAWAALREVSPGQPVSYAEYAQRAGSPAAIRAAAGACAKNAAALFVPCHRIIRTDGGLGGFRYGVEIKQSLLQREAVPAPSPRADPRLASPAR, from the coding sequence ATGACCCTGCTCGACACACCCCTGCGCCACCTCACGCTGCACACACCCGACGGCCCTTTCAGTATGATCGCGGATGAGACCGACGTGCTGGCCTCTGGATGGACCGCGGAGATCAACGAGCTGCTCAGCCTGATCCACCCGCAGCTGCGCGGAGGCATCGCGCAGACCAGTCAGGTCCCGGAGGACGACCGACACCCGGTGCTCACCCAGGCGCAACAGGCGGTGGAGGCCTATTACTCCGGGGACCTCACCGCAGTGGACCGCGTGCCGGTGCGTCAACGCTCAGGACCCTTCCGGGAACACGCATGGGCCGCCCTTCGAGAGGTCAGCCCCGGGCAGCCGGTCAGCTACGCCGAGTACGCGCAGCGGGCAGGCAGTCCGGCGGCGATCCGGGCGGCGGCGGGAGCGTGTGCGAAGAACGCGGCTGCGCTGTTCGTGCCCTGTCACCGGATCATCCGGACCGACGGCGGGCTCGGCGGCTTCCGCTACGGGGTGGAGATCAAGCAGAGCCTGCTGCAGCGGGAAGCTGTCCCGGCACCGTCTCCCCGCGCAGATCCCAGGCTCGCGTCGCCTGCACGGTGA
- a CDS encoding DUF7010 family protein has translation MDLTSALEELANQNISGAAFLIAYGATWLVCAVMWQKATARTAALATLFQGMVAFPVAIGLSFLVGALGEPSPVPRDITQLSILIGISQVLGLPFMIYLVITQRYALLPIAFASMVSMHFVLYSWLYQTPGYIVMAVLISIAAVVVMLTAPKEPQRAGPARVCWVTGGLLLLTASAFLVLHLFDI, from the coding sequence ATGGACCTCACCTCTGCGCTGGAAGAACTAGCCAACCAGAACATCTCCGGGGCGGCTTTTCTCATCGCATACGGAGCAACTTGGCTGGTATGCGCAGTGATGTGGCAGAAGGCCACCGCGCGCACGGCTGCCCTAGCAACGCTTTTTCAGGGGATGGTCGCATTTCCCGTAGCGATCGGACTGTCTTTCCTGGTCGGGGCCCTCGGCGAGCCCAGCCCGGTTCCCCGAGACATCACTCAGCTTTCCATTCTCATCGGCATCTCACAGGTACTGGGCTTGCCCTTCATGATCTACCTGGTCATCACCCAGCGCTACGCGTTGCTGCCGATAGCGTTTGCCTCGATGGTCAGCATGCACTTCGTGCTGTACTCATGGCTGTACCAGACCCCCGGGTACATCGTCATGGCTGTCTTGATCTCCATCGCTGCAGTGGTCGTGATGTTAACGGCGCCGAAAGAACCTCAACGGGCCGGACCTGCTCGAGTGTGCTGGGTGACCGGAGGGCTCCTCTTGCTCACGGCATCTGCTTTTCTAGTTCTGCACCTGTTCGACATCTAG
- a CDS encoding DNA polymerase III subunit alpha — protein sequence MTFTHLNVASSFSSHYGTNRPQELVAAAAADEMRALAITDRDGLYGAVKHIGACVDLGVAPILGVSLAVEERGRAVVLASGATGGYAALCQLISRAHERPQGESARVSLQDLAEFAAPAAGEVRRRLFVLAGPESEIGEAAASRDYRSTRALLRQWREVLGEALRVEVVSHLAPPGEALSTAHAVRMLSAAQVSRVAPVLTNAVRLLSTDEAATADVLDAVRVLSDLHHTAALQPTDQGWLKPAAQMEALAAEICAASTTSTSAEELLENTARLARQCELDPVTDMGWGQPKVPEATVIGIEGDPDEELRARCEAGLAEMLAAEEQTSADQGSGADSRSGTAQENTARERAGTARARLEHELSIIADLGFAPYFLTVAEVARLIREMGVRAAARGSAVSSLVVHALGISPIDPLQHGLIFERFLSRRRSTLPDIDIDVESAERHRIYRAVFKRFGSQRVTLMSMQNAYRIRGAVRDAGLALGLPEEEIDQLAEIMWRFPAREFRRALEEKPELRSLAERIETERTSGRQQLDLLVDLSERLDRLPRHISTHPCGVILGNNNLLKLTPVERSGVNGLPMSQFDKDDMDPMGFIKLDVLGVRMQSAIAYALTELQRTTGEVIDMVKDVDYADPATFAMIQSTHTLGCFQIESPGQRELIGKLVPETLNDLVVDISLFRPGPMGSGMVKPYLERRHGYEEVGYPHPDLAPILDETYGVVVFHEQVLRIFDTMTDCGLDVADELRRAMSKDKSGPVEIFFREETAKRNYSAAVIDRVWEILLSFGSFGFCKAHGAAFAVPTYQSAWLKTHHPAHFLCGLFEHDPGMYPLRLLVSEARRLGIPLLPMDVNRSTSSYHVEATSVAGLPVWGIRMSLNGLKGISKTELRRIEAEQPFSSLADLRDRPRLKRSTLRDLVKVGALDCLLPEGRKGRKDLIQWVESTNLEFGKKPPARQVQGQLSLPIEDVEIANMPTGAGELQAREIVTTELDLTSLDTSGHVMEIHRPVLEAAGATFAEQLLSLRNGATVRVAGIRVATQTPPMASGKRVVFITLDDGTGCVDLSFFEEAQYNTGECLFAAKVLMAEGTIRRTGPRAVTVQATRAWDLRGETVPGQLPAAAGSA from the coding sequence TTGACCTTCACCCATCTGAACGTGGCCAGCTCCTTCAGCAGCCACTACGGCACCAACCGCCCCCAGGAACTGGTGGCTGCCGCCGCAGCCGATGAGATGCGGGCGCTGGCCATCACCGACCGTGACGGGCTCTACGGCGCCGTCAAGCACATCGGTGCCTGCGTGGACCTCGGTGTCGCCCCGATCCTTGGTGTCAGCCTCGCCGTGGAGGAGCGCGGCCGAGCAGTGGTGCTGGCCAGCGGCGCCACCGGAGGATATGCCGCCCTGTGCCAGCTGATCTCGCGCGCCCACGAGCGTCCACAGGGTGAATCCGCGCGAGTGAGTCTGCAGGACCTGGCGGAGTTCGCCGCCCCTGCCGCAGGTGAGGTGCGGCGTCGTCTGTTTGTGCTGGCCGGGCCGGAGAGTGAGATCGGTGAAGCCGCGGCCTCCCGGGACTACCGGAGCACCCGGGCGCTGCTGCGGCAGTGGCGCGAGGTGCTGGGGGAGGCTCTGCGAGTGGAGGTGGTCTCACATCTCGCGCCTCCCGGTGAGGCATTGTCCACCGCTCATGCCGTGCGGATGCTCAGCGCCGCTCAGGTGAGCCGGGTCGCCCCGGTGCTGACCAATGCCGTGCGACTGTTGAGCACCGATGAGGCCGCCACTGCCGATGTGCTCGACGCCGTCCGGGTGCTCTCGGACCTGCATCACACCGCCGCGCTGCAGCCCACCGATCAAGGCTGGTTGAAGCCCGCCGCGCAGATGGAAGCCCTGGCCGCCGAGATCTGCGCTGCCAGCACCACCTCCACCTCCGCAGAAGAGCTGCTGGAGAACACGGCACGGCTGGCACGCCAGTGTGAGCTGGATCCGGTCACAGACATGGGCTGGGGCCAGCCCAAAGTGCCTGAGGCCACCGTCATCGGGATCGAAGGTGACCCCGATGAGGAGCTGCGCGCCCGCTGCGAAGCGGGCCTGGCGGAGATGCTCGCCGCCGAGGAGCAGACATCAGCAGACCAGGGGAGCGGGGCAGACTCGAGGAGCGGGACAGCCCAGGAGAACACAGCCCGGGAGCGTGCCGGCACGGCACGGGCGCGGCTGGAGCATGAGCTCAGCATCATCGCCGACCTGGGCTTCGCGCCCTACTTCTTGACCGTGGCCGAGGTGGCCCGGCTGATCCGGGAGATGGGTGTCCGGGCCGCCGCCCGCGGCTCGGCGGTCTCCTCCCTGGTGGTCCACGCGCTGGGGATCAGCCCCATCGACCCGCTGCAGCACGGCCTGATCTTCGAACGCTTCCTCTCCCGGAGGCGCTCGACCCTGCCCGATATCGACATCGACGTGGAATCGGCCGAGCGGCATCGGATCTACCGGGCGGTGTTCAAACGCTTCGGCTCCCAACGGGTGACCCTGATGAGCATGCAGAACGCCTACCGGATCCGCGGCGCGGTCCGGGACGCCGGGCTCGCGCTGGGACTTCCCGAGGAGGAGATCGATCAGCTGGCGGAGATCATGTGGCGCTTCCCCGCCCGGGAGTTCCGCCGCGCCTTGGAGGAGAAGCCTGAGCTGCGCAGCCTGGCCGAGCGGATCGAGACCGAACGCACCTCCGGACGTCAACAGCTGGACCTGCTGGTGGACCTCTCCGAGCGTCTGGACCGGCTGCCCCGGCACATCTCCACCCACCCCTGCGGTGTGATCCTGGGCAACAACAACCTGCTCAAGCTCACCCCGGTGGAACGCTCCGGGGTCAACGGGTTGCCGATGAGCCAGTTCGACAAGGACGATATGGACCCCATGGGGTTCATCAAGCTCGACGTCCTCGGGGTGCGCATGCAGTCAGCGATCGCCTATGCGCTGACCGAGCTGCAGCGCACCACCGGTGAGGTGATCGACATGGTCAAGGACGTGGACTATGCCGATCCCGCGACCTTCGCGATGATCCAGTCCACCCACACGCTGGGCTGCTTCCAGATCGAGAGCCCCGGCCAGCGTGAACTGATCGGCAAGCTGGTCCCCGAGACCCTCAATGACCTGGTGGTCGACATCTCGCTCTTCCGTCCCGGCCCCATGGGCTCGGGCATGGTCAAGCCCTACCTGGAACGTCGCCACGGTTATGAGGAGGTGGGCTACCCGCACCCCGACCTGGCCCCGATCCTGGATGAGACCTACGGCGTAGTGGTCTTCCACGAACAGGTGCTGCGGATCTTCGACACGATGACCGACTGCGGCCTCGACGTGGCCGATGAGCTGCGCCGAGCGATGAGCAAGGACAAGTCGGGACCGGTGGAGATCTTCTTCCGCGAGGAGACCGCCAAGCGAAACTATTCCGCCGCGGTGATCGACCGGGTCTGGGAGATCCTGCTCAGCTTCGGCAGCTTCGGATTCTGCAAGGCCCACGGAGCCGCCTTCGCCGTGCCCACCTACCAGTCGGCCTGGCTGAAGACCCATCACCCCGCCCACTTCCTCTGCGGCCTGTTCGAACATGATCCCGGCATGTACCCGCTGCGGCTGCTGGTCTCCGAGGCGCGCCGGCTCGGGATCCCGCTGCTGCCGATGGACGTCAACCGCTCCACCAGCAGCTATCACGTGGAGGCCACCTCCGTGGCGGGGTTGCCGGTGTGGGGAATCCGGATGTCGCTGAACGGGCTGAAGGGGATCTCCAAGACCGAGCTGCGCCGCATCGAGGCGGAGCAGCCCTTCTCCTCGCTGGCGGATCTGCGGGATCGTCCCCGGTTGAAGCGCTCCACGCTGCGCGACCTGGTCAAGGTCGGCGCCCTGGACTGCCTGCTGCCCGAGGGGCGCAAGGGCCGCAAGGACCTGATCCAGTGGGTGGAGTCCACCAACCTCGAATTCGGCAAGAAGCCGCCGGCCCGCCAGGTCCAGGGCCAGCTCTCCCTGCCCATCGAGGATGTGGAGATCGCCAATATGCCCACCGGGGCGGGGGAGCTGCAGGCCCGCGAGATCGTCACCACCGAGCTGGACCTGACTTCGCTGGACACCAGTGGTCACGTGATGGAGATCCACCGCCCGGTGCTCGAGGCAGCGGGCGCGACCTTCGCCGAGCAGCTGCTCTCGCTGCGCAATGGCGCCACCGTGCGGGTGGCGGGGATCCGTGTGGCCACGCAGACCCCGCCGATGGCCTCGGGCAAACGGGTCGTGTTCATCACCCTCGATGACGGCACCGGCTGCGTGGACCTGAGCTTCTTCGAGGAGGCCCAGTACAACACCGGTGAATGTCTCTTTGCAGCGAAGGTGCTCATGGCCGAGGGCACCATCCGGCGCACCGGACCCCGGGCGGTCACCGTGCAGGCGACGCGAGCCTGGGATCTGCGCGGGGAGACGGTGCCGGGACAGCTTCCCGCTGCAGCAGGCTCTGCTTGA
- a CDS encoding formate/nitrite transporter family protein, with protein MSEERRRELGDNDTPVEEELQESFDNTVHEGAERLQRTFRAMLITGLFGGMEVGLGVMAYLAVLHETDNHLLAGLAFGIGLVAILLAHSELFTEDFLMPIAAVVSREGSIVQLCKLWGGTLVANLVGGWVFMWLVMQAFPEWESTVRESAAHFLDAPFSLQTMSLAILGGMIITLLTRMQQGTDSDPARIIAAVGAGFLLAGLQLFHSILDSLLIFGAMQTGADIPFLEWLTWFGFTLLFNILGGVGLVTALRLVRTKELVERRRRASPEDPDAARGE; from the coding sequence ATGAGCGAGGAACGGCGCAGGGAGCTGGGCGACAACGACACTCCCGTCGAAGAAGAGCTGCAGGAGTCCTTCGACAACACCGTGCATGAGGGTGCCGAGCGGCTGCAGCGGACCTTCCGGGCGATGCTCATCACCGGGCTCTTCGGAGGCATGGAGGTCGGCCTCGGTGTGATGGCCTACTTGGCTGTGCTGCACGAGACCGACAATCATCTGCTGGCCGGCTTGGCCTTCGGCATCGGACTGGTCGCGATCCTGCTCGCCCACAGCGAGCTGTTCACCGAGGACTTCCTCATGCCGATCGCCGCGGTGGTCTCGCGAGAAGGCAGCATCGTCCAGCTGTGCAAGCTCTGGGGCGGCACGCTCGTGGCGAACCTGGTCGGCGGCTGGGTCTTCATGTGGCTGGTGATGCAGGCCTTCCCGGAATGGGAATCCACGGTGAGGGAATCCGCCGCCCATTTCCTCGACGCACCCTTTTCACTGCAGACCATGTCTCTGGCGATTCTGGGTGGAATGATCATCACGCTGCTGACGCGCATGCAGCAGGGCACCGATTCCGATCCGGCGAGGATCATCGCGGCAGTGGGCGCAGGCTTCCTGCTGGCCGGGCTCCAGCTCTTCCATTCGATCCTGGATTCGCTGCTGATCTTCGGTGCGATGCAGACCGGCGCGGACATCCCGTTCTTGGAGTGGCTCACCTGGTTCGGATTCACCCTGCTGTTCAACATCCTCGGCGGCGTCGGCCTGGTGACGGCGCTTCGCCTGGTCCGCACCAAAGAGCTCGTGGAACGACGACGCCGCGCCTCACCGGAAGATCCCGACGCCGCCCGCGGCGAGTAG
- a CDS encoding DNA-3-methyladenine glycosylase 2 family protein produces the protein MEQSEDFDRRYRAVQSRDRRFDGQFYTAVSSTKIYCRPSCPAQTPKPENVTFFSTSAAAHEHGYRACKRCLPDATPGTPEWNIRQDLAGRAMRLIREGAMNDGGVGTLSDRLGYSSRHLHRTLTAELGAGPLALARAHRMHLARSLLVSTQMSITDIAFASGFSSVRQFNETASTLFGAAPREIRQRAHRSSKVAQRPPVGHKVADAGPRLSLRLALPVREPFDAVEVFRFLDERAIPGVEATQLDGEALVYARTLRLTHGPAAIEVPDTEVSSTLDGGDSSTKARRWQLQLDCELSSFADIPAAVAVARRIFDLDADPQAVVAALSADPALAPWVRESPGLRMPGTADGPEYLIRAIVGQQISVVAARTQLTRLVDVLGTPLVSSFTGLSRLFPTPEEILAGVPEPPSRKGPGPHAALDPERPLRLPARSISTVRVAAQALASGELQLHQGADTRALHDQLTAMPGIGQWTASYLMLRVLGDPDVWMTGDVVLLTGAKKLGLLDPELNKAAAHRALQTHAQRWSPWRSYAAMYLWKAAAQHAADQPRKDPSS, from the coding sequence ATGGAGCAGAGCGAGGACTTCGACCGGCGCTACCGGGCTGTGCAATCGCGGGATCGCCGCTTCGACGGGCAGTTCTACACGGCCGTTTCCTCCACGAAGATCTACTGCCGTCCCTCCTGCCCGGCACAGACCCCCAAGCCGGAGAACGTCACCTTCTTCTCCACCTCTGCTGCTGCCCATGAGCACGGCTACCGCGCGTGCAAACGCTGCCTGCCCGATGCCACCCCGGGGACCCCGGAATGGAACATCCGGCAGGACCTCGCGGGGCGTGCCATGCGGCTGATCCGGGAAGGCGCCATGAACGACGGCGGGGTGGGGACCCTGAGCGACCGGCTGGGGTACAGCAGCCGTCACCTGCACCGCACACTCACCGCAGAACTGGGCGCGGGCCCCCTCGCCCTGGCCCGAGCGCACCGGATGCATCTGGCACGCAGCCTGTTGGTCAGCACCCAGATGTCGATCACCGATATCGCCTTCGCCTCAGGCTTCTCCTCGGTGCGGCAGTTCAACGAGACGGCATCCACGCTCTTCGGTGCCGCGCCGCGGGAGATCCGCCAGCGTGCCCATAGATCGTCGAAAGTTGCGCAGAGACCTCCGGTCGGCCATAAAGTGGCAGATGCCGGGCCACGGCTCTCGCTGCGACTGGCCCTGCCGGTGCGCGAGCCCTTCGATGCTGTGGAGGTCTTCCGCTTCCTGGATGAGCGCGCGATCCCCGGTGTTGAAGCCACCCAGCTCGACGGCGAGGCGCTCGTCTACGCCCGCACGCTGCGTCTGACCCACGGGCCCGCCGCCATCGAAGTCCCCGACACTGAGGTCTCCTCCACGCTGGACGGTGGCGATTCCTCGACCAAGGCGCGCCGGTGGCAGCTGCAGCTCGATTGTGAGCTGAGCTCCTTCGCGGACATCCCGGCGGCCGTCGCGGTGGCTCGCCGGATCTTTGACCTCGACGCCGACCCGCAGGCCGTGGTGGCGGCGCTCTCCGCTGACCCCGCCCTTGCGCCCTGGGTGAGAGAGTCGCCCGGTCTGCGGATGCCGGGCACCGCGGACGGGCCCGAATACCTGATCCGCGCGATCGTGGGTCAGCAGATCTCCGTGGTCGCGGCACGCACCCAGCTGACTCGGCTGGTCGACGTGCTGGGCACCCCGCTCGTCTCCTCTTTCACCGGGCTCTCCCGGTTGTTCCCCACCCCGGAGGAGATTCTTGCCGGGGTGCCGGAACCCCCTTCACGGAAAGGACCTGGTCCTCATGCGGCGCTGGACCCTGAGCGTCCGCTGCGGCTCCCCGCCCGGTCCATCTCCACGGTGCGGGTCGCCGCCCAGGCCCTGGCCAGCGGAGAGCTGCAGCTGCACCAGGGCGCAGACACCCGGGCGCTGCATGACCAGCTCACCGCTATGCCCGGGATCGGGCAATGGACCGCCTCCTATCTGATGCTGCGGGTGCTGGGCGATCCGGATGTGTGGATGACCGGCGACGTCGTCCTGCTCACCGGGGCCAAGAAGCTTGGACTTCTGGACCCCGAACTGAACAAGGCAGCCGCTCACCGCGCGCTGCAGACCCACGCGCAACGGTGGTCTCCGTGGCGCTCCTATGCCGCGATGTACCTCTGGAAAGCCGCAGCGCAGCATGCCGCTGATCAGCCCCGAAAGGACCCCAGCTCATGA
- a CDS encoding SDR family NAD(P)-dependent oxidoreductase: protein MALDLSGKTAFVSGSTQGIGWAIAKRLAEAGARVAINGRGAERVNAAVQELVADGISPENLLAAPGDVTTGEGLSAALEATGQIDILVNNLGIFGAEPALEISDAEWQRFWEVNVLSAVRLIRATLPQMTARGWGRILNIASDSAVVIPAEMIHYGATKSALLAVSRGFAKEAAGSGVTVNAVMAGPTLTEGVEDFVYQLVDADTPWPQAEREFMKEHRPQSLLHRLIEPEEIANMVVYLASPLAAATTGGALRVDGGYVDSILP, encoded by the coding sequence ATCGCATTGGACCTCAGCGGCAAGACCGCCTTCGTCAGTGGTTCCACCCAGGGGATCGGCTGGGCGATCGCCAAGCGCCTGGCCGAGGCCGGAGCGCGGGTAGCCATTAACGGGCGCGGCGCCGAGCGGGTGAACGCGGCAGTCCAGGAGCTCGTTGCCGACGGGATCAGTCCGGAGAATCTGCTGGCCGCACCCGGTGATGTCACCACCGGTGAGGGGCTCTCCGCGGCGCTGGAGGCCACCGGACAGATCGACATCCTGGTGAACAACCTCGGCATCTTCGGAGCCGAACCGGCCCTGGAGATCTCCGACGCTGAATGGCAGCGCTTCTGGGAGGTCAATGTCCTCTCGGCGGTCCGCCTGATCCGAGCCACCCTGCCGCAGATGACCGCCCGTGGCTGGGGTCGCATCCTCAATATCGCTAGCGACTCTGCTGTGGTCATCCCTGCAGAGATGATCCACTACGGCGCCACCAAGTCGGCGTTGCTGGCGGTCTCGCGAGGTTTCGCGAAGGAAGCGGCGGGTTCGGGTGTGACGGTCAACGCGGTCATGGCCGGACCGACACTCACCGAGGGAGTGGAGGATTTCGTGTATCAGCTCGTGGACGCGGATACGCCCTGGCCCCAGGCCGAGCGCGAGTTCATGAAGGAGCACCGGCCACAGTCGCTGCTGCACCGGTTGATCGAGCCCGAAGAGATTGCGAACATGGTCGTCTACCTCGCCTCGCCGCTGGCCGCGGCCACGACCGGCGGTGCTCTGCGAGTCGATGGTGGCTACGTCGATTCGATCCTGCC